From Streptomyces sp. NBC_00683, one genomic window encodes:
- a CDS encoding geranyl diphosphate 2-C-methyltransferase, whose translation MTHTELTATATTSLHIPRPSTPYQGDIARYWDGEARPVNLRLGDVDGLYHHHYGIGDVDRAALGDSADSESEKKLIAELHRLESAQAEFLLGHLGDIGSDDTLVDAGCGRGGSMVMAHQRFGCKVEGVTLSAKQADFANRRARELRVQDHVRARVCNMLATPFETGSAAASWNNESSMYVDLDDLFAEHSRILEVGGRYVTITGCWNPRYGQPSKWVSQINAHFECNIHSRREYLRAMADNRLVPQAVIDLTPDTLPYWELRATSSLVTGIEDAFINSYRDGSFQYLLIAADRI comes from the coding sequence GTGACCCACACCGAACTCACCGCCACCGCCACCACCTCCCTCCACATCCCCCGCCCGTCGACGCCCTACCAGGGGGACATCGCCCGCTACTGGGACGGGGAGGCCAGGCCCGTGAACCTGCGTCTCGGCGATGTCGACGGCCTCTACCACCACCACTACGGCATCGGTGACGTGGACCGTGCCGCACTCGGTGACTCCGCGGACAGCGAGAGCGAGAAGAAACTCATCGCCGAACTCCACCGGCTGGAGTCGGCCCAGGCGGAGTTCCTTCTCGGGCATCTCGGTGACATCGGGAGTGACGACACACTGGTGGACGCCGGCTGTGGCCGCGGCGGCTCGATGGTGATGGCGCACCAGCGCTTCGGATGCAAGGTCGAAGGTGTCACGCTGTCCGCCAAACAGGCCGACTTCGCCAACCGTCGGGCCCGCGAACTGCGCGTCCAGGACCACGTCCGCGCCCGCGTCTGCAACATGCTCGCCACGCCGTTCGAGACCGGGTCGGCCGCGGCCTCGTGGAACAACGAGTCGAGCATGTACGTCGACCTCGACGACCTCTTCGCCGAACACTCCCGCATCCTCGAGGTCGGCGGCCGCTACGTGACCATCACCGGCTGCTGGAACCCGCGGTACGGCCAGCCCTCGAAGTGGGTCTCGCAGATCAACGCGCACTTCGAGTGCAACATCCACTCGCGCCGGGAGTACCTGCGCGCCATGGCCGACAATCGCCTCGTGCCACAGGCCGTCATCGACCTCACTCCCGACACGCTGCCCTACTGGGAGCTGCGGGCCACGTCTTCGCTGGTCACGGGAATCGAGGACGCGTTCATCAACTCCTACAGGGACGGGTCCTTCCAGTACCTCCTCATCGCGGCCGACCGCATCTGA
- a CDS encoding family 2 encapsulin nanocompartment cargo protein terpene cyclase — protein sequence MSEPELPPPQSHLQEAASRFGAHVLASAAARACDINAATAGPPRAPSSPAPPAFSAPAPTPLVTPAAEVPAPGAGLERILRGPSGLGTAGLRLILREQPPTPSDPPADAAEGTPVPGLYHHPVPEPDPVRVEEVGRRIKSWALDEVSLYPEDWEEEFDGFSVGRYMVACHPDAPSVDHLMLATRLMVAENAVDDCYCEDHGGSPVGLGERLLLAHTALDPLYTTEEYQPQWAKSLHADAPRRAYRSAMEYFVRAASASQADRLRHDMARLHMGYLAEAAWAQLDHVPEVWEYLAMRQFNNFRPCPTITDTVGGYELPADLHALAGMQKVIALAGNATTIVNDLYSYTKELDAPGQHLNLPVVIAEREGLSERDAYLKSVEVHNDLMHDFEREASALAEACPAPDVQRFLRGVAAWVDGNHYWHRTNTYRYSLPDFW from the coding sequence ATGTCAGAGCCTGAGCTACCACCCCCACAGTCCCACCTTCAAGAGGCCGCTTCCCGCTTCGGGGCGCACGTTCTCGCTTCCGCCGCGGCCCGCGCCTGCGATATCAACGCCGCCACCGCCGGCCCGCCCCGCGCGCCTTCCTCGCCCGCCCCGCCTGCGTTCTCCGCGCCCGCCCCGACTCCCCTCGTCACCCCGGCGGCCGAGGTGCCCGCACCGGGCGCCGGCCTGGAACGGATCCTGCGTGGTCCCAGCGGTCTGGGCACCGCGGGCCTGCGCCTGATCCTGCGGGAACAGCCGCCGACGCCATCGGACCCGCCGGCGGACGCGGCGGAAGGCACCCCGGTCCCGGGCCTCTACCACCATCCGGTGCCCGAACCCGACCCGGTGCGGGTGGAGGAAGTCGGGCGAAGGATCAAGTCCTGGGCGTTGGACGAGGTCAGCCTGTATCCCGAGGACTGGGAGGAGGAGTTCGACGGCTTCTCCGTGGGCCGCTACATGGTCGCCTGCCATCCGGACGCGCCCTCCGTCGACCACCTGATGCTGGCCACGCGCTTGATGGTCGCCGAGAACGCCGTGGACGACTGCTACTGCGAGGACCACGGGGGCTCGCCCGTCGGCCTGGGCGAACGTCTTCTGCTGGCGCACACCGCCCTCGACCCCCTGTACACGACGGAGGAGTACCAGCCGCAGTGGGCGAAGTCGCTCCACGCGGACGCTCCCCGGCGCGCCTACCGCTCCGCCATGGAGTACTTCGTCCGAGCGGCGAGCGCCTCCCAGGCGGACCGGTTACGGCACGACATGGCCCGGCTGCACATGGGGTACCTCGCCGAAGCGGCCTGGGCACAGCTGGACCACGTACCGGAGGTGTGGGAGTACCTGGCGATGCGCCAGTTCAACAACTTCCGGCCCTGCCCGACCATCACCGACACCGTCGGCGGCTACGAACTGCCTGCGGACCTGCACGCCCTGGCCGGCATGCAGAAGGTCATCGCCCTCGCGGGCAACGCGACGACCATCGTGAACGACCTGTACTCGTACACCAAGGAACTCGACGCTCCGGGCCAGCACCTGAACCTGCCCGTCGTGATCGCCGAACGTGAGGGCCTCTCCGAACGGGACGCCTATCTGAAGTCGGTCGAGGTCCACAACGACCTCATGCACGACTTCGAACGAGAAGCCTCCGCCCTGGCCGAGGCCTGCCCCGCCCCCGACGTGCAGCGCTTCCTCCGGGGCGTGGCCGCATGGGTCGACGGCAACCACTACTGGCACCGCACCAACACCTACCGCTACAGCCTGCCCGATTTCTGGTAA
- a CDS encoding family 2B encapsulin nanocompartment shell protein, which yields MTIDSSPEARVELPRQSSLSTAAARNLATTTKSAPQMQEITSRWLLRMLPWVETQGGAYRVNRRLTYTVGDGSVEFIQDGADVRVIPRELGELALLRGFDDVEVLTAVADRCVQRDFRTGETLVERGTPADQLHLIAHGRISRTSVGKYGDEAALDVLADGDRFGEHALLEEDARWEHTATAETSGTLLTLSRADFTAVLATAPGLRAHLDEFSSHSRQRQNHRGEAEIAMSAGHSGEAELPGAFVDYELKPREYELSVAQTILRIHTRVADLYNGPMNQTKEQLRLTIEALRERQEHELINNREFGLLHNADFKQRIQTHSGPPTPDDMDELLCRRRGTKFFLAHPRTIAAIGRGFNARGVYPDHVDLGGQQVPAWRGVPILPCNKIPVTKEKTSSILAMRTGEENQGVIGLHQTGLPDEYEPGLSVRFMGLDEKAITSYLVSTYYSAAILVPDAVGVLENVQIARWPK from the coding sequence ATGACTATCGACTCCAGCCCGGAAGCGCGAGTGGAGCTGCCCAGGCAGTCCAGCCTGAGCACGGCGGCTGCCCGCAACCTCGCCACAACGACCAAGTCCGCCCCGCAGATGCAGGAGATCACCTCTCGCTGGCTGCTTCGCATGCTCCCCTGGGTGGAGACCCAGGGCGGGGCCTACCGAGTGAACCGTCGGCTGACGTACACCGTCGGCGACGGGAGCGTGGAGTTCATCCAGGACGGCGCAGACGTCCGGGTGATTCCCCGTGAGCTCGGTGAACTGGCCCTGCTGCGCGGCTTCGACGACGTGGAGGTACTGACTGCCGTCGCGGACAGGTGCGTTCAACGCGACTTCCGGACCGGCGAGACACTGGTGGAGCGCGGGACGCCCGCGGACCAGCTCCACTTGATCGCCCACGGCCGCATCAGCCGGACCTCCGTCGGCAAGTACGGCGACGAGGCCGCTCTGGACGTACTCGCCGATGGCGACCGGTTCGGAGAGCACGCCCTGCTGGAAGAGGACGCCCGGTGGGAGCACACCGCCACCGCCGAGACCTCGGGCACGCTGCTCACCCTGTCACGCGCCGACTTCACAGCCGTGCTGGCCACAGCGCCGGGCCTCCGAGCCCACCTCGACGAGTTCTCATCGCATTCCCGCCAACGGCAGAACCATCGCGGCGAGGCGGAGATCGCGATGTCGGCCGGCCACAGCGGCGAGGCCGAGCTGCCCGGCGCCTTCGTCGACTACGAACTGAAGCCGCGCGAGTACGAACTCTCGGTCGCCCAGACCATTCTGCGGATCCACACGAGGGTCGCCGACCTCTACAACGGGCCGATGAACCAGACCAAGGAGCAACTCAGGCTCACCATCGAGGCGTTGCGCGAGCGCCAGGAGCACGAGCTGATCAACAACCGGGAGTTCGGCCTGCTCCACAACGCCGACTTCAAGCAGCGCATCCAGACGCACTCCGGCCCCCCGACCCCGGACGACATGGACGAACTGCTCTGCCGGCGCCGGGGCACCAAGTTCTTCCTCGCGCACCCCCGGACAATCGCGGCGATCGGGCGCGGGTTCAACGCGCGTGGGGTCTATCCGGACCACGTGGACCTCGGCGGCCAGCAGGTCCCGGCCTGGCGTGGGGTCCCGATCCTCCCCTGCAACAAGATCCCCGTCACCAAGGAGAAGACCAGCTCCATCCTCGCCATGCGTACCGGCGAGGAGAACCAGGGCGTCATCGGTCTGCACCAGACCGGGCTGCCGGACGAGTACGAACCGGGTCTGTCGGTCCGCTTCATGGGCCTCGACGAGAAGGCGATCACGTCCTACCTCGTCAGTACCTACTACTCCGCCGCCATCCTCGTGCCGGACGCGGTCGGCGTGCTGGAGAACGTGCAGATCGCCCGCTGGCCCAAGTAG
- a CDS encoding SigB/SigF/SigG family RNA polymerase sigma factor yields MATDVTSPSEASPERVGELPWIEDAGKVAPKDARALSTLFFEQLQVLEEGTREYQYARNTLIEMNISLVRFAARRFRNRGSGEMEDITQVGTIGLIKAIDRFELSREVEFTTFAVPYIIGEIKRFFRDTTWAVHVPRRLQELRVDLAKAKDELATHLDRDPTAKELAEHMDLTEDEVIEGIIASNGYTAGSLDLPTDSGETPGSASRTFADILGEPDSAMETVENLHALAPLLEELDDRERRIIEMRFGQEMTQSQIGAELDVSQMHVSRLLTRTLNKLRAGMLA; encoded by the coding sequence ATGGCGACTGACGTGACATCGCCGTCGGAGGCATCGCCGGAGCGTGTCGGTGAGCTGCCCTGGATCGAGGACGCGGGCAAGGTGGCCCCGAAGGACGCGCGCGCTCTGTCGACGCTGTTCTTCGAGCAGCTGCAGGTCCTGGAGGAGGGCACGCGCGAGTACCAGTACGCGCGCAACACCCTCATCGAGATGAACATCTCCCTGGTCAGGTTCGCCGCGCGCCGCTTCCGCAACCGGGGCAGCGGTGAGATGGAGGACATCACCCAGGTCGGAACCATCGGACTCATCAAGGCCATCGACCGGTTCGAGCTCTCCCGCGAGGTCGAGTTCACCACCTTCGCCGTCCCCTACATCATCGGCGAGATCAAGCGCTTCTTCCGTGACACCACCTGGGCCGTCCACGTCCCCCGACGGCTGCAGGAACTCCGCGTGGATCTGGCCAAGGCGAAGGACGAACTCGCCACCCACCTGGACCGTGACCCGACGGCGAAGGAACTGGCCGAACACATGGACCTCACCGAGGACGAGGTCATCGAGGGCATCATCGCCTCGAACGGCTACACCGCGGGTTCCCTGGACCTGCCGACCGACTCCGGGGAAACGCCGGGCTCGGCGTCCCGCACGTTCGCCGACATCCTGGGCGAGCCGGACTCCGCCATGGAGACCGTGGAGAACCTGCACGCCTTGGCCCCGCTCCTGGAGGAGCTCGACGACCGCGAGCGACGCATCATCGAGATGCGCTTCGGCCAGGAGATGACGCAGTCGCAGATAGGCGCCGAACTCGACGTCTCCCAGATGCACGTCTCCCGCCTCCTCACACGCACCCTCAACAAGCTCCGCGCCGGCATGCTGGCCTGA
- a CDS encoding PP2C family protein-serine/threonine phosphatase, with protein sequence MDRFAAVERELRKAAPHQLLDVVTTALREQYDVQSVELRLADYGVTTLQVVSETPLAEPVPIHDSPQGRAFGAQEAYVEPRTTPGPATAHLPVTVRGDRLGVLSVTAREGGWSREGLAEMQQICEALGHEILVAERDTDLYLLARRATRLTLAAEMQWQLLPGRSVSRPEFSLGAHLEPAYAIFGDNFDWSVSAHHLTLTVTNGMGKGMEAALLTNLVVNALRNARRAGLDLSGQASLADQAVYAQHRGALYASVLLLRFDLATGEVEAVDAGSPRMWRLRGRGVESFDFDAQLPLGMFEETEYVAERFHVEPGDRLLIGSDGVYDSASAAGEHYGQRALARSLSAHRFLPSEQVPLAVLRDLRDYRGATPLDDDALVVCLDWFGRQSSTGDTLV encoded by the coding sequence GTGGACAGATTCGCTGCCGTCGAGCGAGAGTTGCGCAAGGCCGCACCTCATCAGCTCCTCGACGTCGTCACGACGGCCCTGCGGGAGCAGTACGACGTACAGAGCGTGGAGTTGCGGCTCGCCGACTACGGCGTGACGACGCTCCAAGTGGTGTCCGAGACGCCTCTCGCCGAGCCGGTGCCCATTCATGACAGCCCGCAAGGGCGGGCTTTCGGCGCCCAGGAAGCGTACGTGGAGCCCCGGACCACGCCGGGTCCGGCGACCGCGCACCTGCCGGTGACCGTCCGGGGTGACCGGCTCGGTGTCCTCAGCGTCACGGCGCGGGAGGGCGGCTGGTCCCGCGAGGGCCTCGCGGAGATGCAGCAGATCTGCGAAGCGCTCGGTCACGAGATCCTGGTCGCCGAACGGGACACCGACCTCTATCTCCTCGCCCGCCGCGCCACACGGCTGACCCTGGCGGCGGAGATGCAGTGGCAGCTGCTGCCCGGCCGCTCCGTGTCCCGCCCCGAATTCTCGCTGGGTGCCCACCTGGAGCCCGCGTACGCGATCTTCGGCGACAACTTCGACTGGTCGGTGTCGGCCCATCACCTCACGCTCACCGTCACCAACGGTATGGGCAAGGGGATGGAGGCGGCCCTGCTGACCAATCTCGTCGTGAACGCGCTGCGCAACGCCCGGCGGGCCGGCCTCGACCTTTCCGGCCAGGCCAGCCTCGCCGACCAGGCCGTCTACGCCCAGCACCGTGGCGCCCTGTACGCGTCGGTCCTCCTGCTCCGCTTCGATCTGGCCACGGGCGAGGTGGAGGCCGTGGACGCGGGCTCCCCCCGCATGTGGCGGCTGAGGGGACGCGGCGTCGAATCCTTCGACTTCGACGCGCAGCTCCCGCTGGGCATGTTCGAAGAGACGGAGTACGTCGCGGAGCGCTTTCACGTGGAGCCGGGCGACCGGCTGCTGATCGGTAGTGACGGTGTCTACGACAGCGCGTCGGCGGCGGGGGAGCACTACGGGCAGCGTGCCCTTGCACGGTCCCTGTCCGCGCACCGCTTCCTGCCGTCCGAGCAGGTGCCTCTCGCGGTTCTCCGCGATCTGCGGGACTACCGCGGTGCCACACCGCTGGACGACGATGCCCTGGTCGTCTGCCTGGACTGGTTCGGACGGCAATCCTCCACCGGTGACACGCTCGTGTGA
- a CDS encoding MarR family winged helix-turn-helix transcriptional regulator codes for MGLSPKPDHWSRDVAREGSEFVELLEVLWEHGREAVPTGPVSPSQLRVLYTLDREEGINLRMLADALGSASPSVSRLCDRLQATGFVERAPSPVSRRELELRLTSLGKAYLVDLRMRREEVLMATIDSMPAKTRRSLLEGLRAFRNAAASSGQDSDGARPLRSTG; via the coding sequence ATGGGCCTGAGCCCCAAACCCGACCATTGGTCGCGGGATGTGGCCCGTGAGGGTTCCGAGTTCGTCGAACTCCTCGAAGTCCTCTGGGAGCACGGACGCGAAGCCGTACCGACAGGTCCGGTCTCCCCTTCCCAGCTCCGCGTGCTGTACACGCTGGACCGGGAGGAGGGCATCAATCTGCGGATGCTCGCCGATGCCCTGGGATCGGCCTCCCCCTCGGTCAGCAGGTTGTGCGACCGGTTGCAGGCAACGGGATTCGTGGAGCGTGCTCCCAGCCCGGTGAGTCGCCGGGAGCTGGAGCTCCGGCTGACCAGCCTCGGCAAGGCGTATCTCGTCGACCTGCGCATGCGCAGGGAGGAAGTACTGATGGCCACGATCGACTCCATGCCGGCCAAGACGCGGCGCTCGCTCCTCGAGGGGCTCAGGGCCTTCCGCAACGCGGCTGCGTCCTCGGGGCAGGACAGCGACGGGGCGAGACCCTTGCGGTCGACCGGATAG
- a CDS encoding STAS domain-containing protein — protein sequence MTHSQTLILTVRYPADSIAVLTVAGEIDVDSAPALRTRAMELIRQGRPHLVLDLAPVEFCDSSGLNTMIAILRYAKDRHGSLSLAAAPPHLTRLLDVTGVGDLIPTLPTTAEVLTRITVPGGTPEQQEPS from the coding sequence ATGACGCACAGCCAGACCCTCATCCTCACTGTCAGGTATCCGGCGGATTCGATCGCCGTGCTCACGGTCGCCGGAGAGATCGATGTGGACAGTGCGCCGGCCTTGCGGACCCGGGCCATGGAGCTGATCCGGCAGGGCAGGCCGCACCTGGTCCTGGACCTGGCGCCCGTGGAGTTCTGCGATTCCTCCGGCCTCAATACGATGATCGCCATCCTGCGGTACGCGAAGGACCGGCACGGGTCCCTGTCGTTGGCCGCCGCACCACCGCACCTCACGAGGCTGCTCGACGTCACGGGCGTCGGCGACCTGATACCCACGCTTCCCACCACGGCCGAGGTCCTGACGCGCATCACGGTGCCCGGCGGCACGCCGGAGCAGCAGGAACCCTCCTAG
- a CDS encoding transglycosylase SLT domain-containing protein: MYGPRRAIPLRGHRPRGFPGIKQRKESVYIRTSTQSQAPATRAARIRRFSVSGLCAAGAAAAALTLVPSPAHASAPATYSVSASAAASAAGVSAQAVAVAEQAGKADLDNLDGWIRESLEIMEAEGIPGSYEGLHRNIMRESGGDPDASNGWDVNAQNGTPSKGLLQVIQPTFDAYHVDGTPQDLTDPVANITAAANYAADKYGSIDNVDSAY; the protein is encoded by the coding sequence ATGTACGGACCTCGCCGCGCAATTCCGCTCCGCGGCCACCGGCCCCGTGGCTTCCCTGGCATCAAGCAGCGCAAGGAGAGTGTTTACATCCGTACGTCCACCCAGTCCCAGGCCCCCGCCACCCGTGCCGCCCGGATCCGCAGGTTCTCGGTCTCCGGTCTGTGCGCCGCCGGAGCCGCAGCAGCGGCCCTGACCCTCGTACCGTCCCCCGCGCACGCCTCCGCGCCGGCCACGTACAGCGTGTCCGCGTCGGCCGCGGCCTCCGCAGCAGGAGTCTCAGCGCAGGCGGTCGCCGTCGCCGAGCAGGCCGGCAAGGCAGACCTGGACAACCTGGACGGCTGGATCCGGGAGTCCCTCGAGATCATGGAGGCCGAGGGCATCCCCGGCAGCTACGAGGGCCTGCACCGCAACATCATGCGAGAGTCCGGCGGTGACCCCGACGCGTCCAACGGCTGGGACGTCAACGCGCAGAACGGCACGCCCTCCAAGGGCCTGCTGCAGGTGATCCAGCCGACCTTCGACGCCTATCACGTCGACGGCACCCCGCAGGACCTGACCGACCCGGTCGCCAACATCACTGCGGCCGCCAACTACGCCGCGGACAAGTACGGCTCCATCGACAACGTCGACTCCGCCTACTGA
- a CDS encoding purine-cytosine permease family protein has product MAVEDLVERRSIDVVPDDERHGTAFSQFTLWLGANLQITAVVTGALAVVLGGDVVWSAAGLLLGNLLGGAVMALHSAQGPKLGLPQMIQSRAQFGVRGAVVPLFLVILMYVGFFASGSVLAGQATAELTHTNDTTGIIVFAVVTAVTAAVGYRVIHALGRVAGVVCALAFVYLGIRLLDRVDLSAMLGDAHFDLPMFLLAVSLSASWQLAFGPYVADYSRYLPRATSGRATFWWTLSGSAVGSQWSMTFGVLVAASAGDAFLANQVGYVVGLGGTGLIASFLYFVIALGKLTVNVLNTYGGFMSMVTSISGFRGRRTLSPRGRIAYIALIMVAGTAVALLGKDTFLTSFKDFLLFLLTFFTPWSAINLVDYYLISRERYDIPALFDPEGRYGAWRWDALTVYGVGILAQLPFLVTHFYTGPLVQPLGGADISWIVGLVVPAALYWLLARRGTPHVPDGTRYDLASARKA; this is encoded by the coding sequence ATGGCAGTTGAGGACCTGGTGGAGCGGCGCTCCATCGACGTCGTCCCGGACGACGAGCGGCACGGGACCGCGTTCAGTCAGTTCACCCTCTGGCTCGGCGCCAACCTCCAGATCACCGCGGTCGTCACGGGCGCCCTCGCCGTCGTCCTGGGCGGCGACGTGGTGTGGTCGGCAGCCGGCCTCCTGCTGGGCAACCTCCTCGGCGGCGCCGTCATGGCCCTGCACTCCGCGCAGGGCCCGAAGCTCGGCCTGCCCCAGATGATCCAGTCCCGCGCCCAGTTCGGGGTGCGCGGCGCGGTCGTACCCCTGTTCCTGGTCATCCTCATGTACGTGGGCTTCTTCGCGAGCGGCAGTGTCCTCGCCGGGCAGGCGACCGCCGAGCTCACGCACACGAACGACACCACCGGCATCATCGTCTTCGCGGTCGTCACGGCCGTGACGGCAGCGGTCGGCTACCGCGTGATCCACGCCCTGGGGCGGGTGGCCGGCGTGGTCTGCGCGCTCGCCTTCGTCTACCTGGGCATCCGCCTCCTGGACCGGGTGGACCTGTCGGCGATGCTCGGTGACGCGCACTTCGACCTGCCGATGTTCCTGCTCGCGGTGTCGCTCTCGGCATCCTGGCAACTCGCCTTCGGGCCGTACGTCGCGGACTACTCGCGCTATCTGCCGCGTGCGACGTCGGGGCGGGCAACGTTCTGGTGGACCCTTTCGGGATCGGCGGTCGGCTCACAGTGGTCGATGACGTTCGGGGTGCTCGTGGCAGCGAGCGCGGGGGACGCGTTCCTCGCCAACCAGGTCGGATACGTGGTCGGCCTGGGCGGCACGGGCCTGATCGCGTCGTTCCTGTACTTCGTGATCGCGCTCGGCAAGCTGACCGTCAACGTGCTCAACACCTACGGCGGCTTCATGTCGATGGTGACCAGCATCAGCGGGTTCCGCGGCCGGAGGACCCTGTCGCCGCGCGGCAGGATCGCGTACATCGCGCTGATCATGGTCGCGGGGACGGCGGTGGCGCTCCTGGGCAAGGACACCTTCCTGACGTCCTTCAAGGACTTCCTGCTGTTCCTGCTGACGTTCTTCACCCCGTGGTCGGCGATCAACCTGGTCGACTACTACCTGATCTCACGGGAGCGGTACGACATCCCCGCGCTCTTCGACCCGGAGGGCCGCTACGGCGCCTGGCGCTGGGACGCCCTCACGGTCTACGGGGTGGGTATCCTCGCCCAGCTCCCGTTCCTCGTGACGCACTTCTACACGGGCCCGCTGGTGCAGCCGCTGGGCGGCGCGGACATCTCCTGGATCGTGGGCCTGGTGGTCCCTGCGGCCCTGTACTGGCTGCTGGCCCGCCGCGGGACGCCGCACGTCCCGGACGGGACCCGCTACGACCTGGCTTCCGCGCGTAAGGCGTGA
- a CDS encoding ABC transporter substrate-binding protein, with the protein MNRRTLLGGLFAAASVPALASCSSGITSLDGQGSGGGGGGSSKGGVTIGTANFTENQVLGHLYAAALAAAGVKTTVRPNLGTREILIPALKGGDIDLLPEYQGALLHYLDAEAAATEEGEMQNALAMALPAGLQILPYGEAEDSDAFVVTRETAERYGLTSLADLARHNGRLVIGAAPEVKKRTVGSVGLKDVYGVEFKEFKSLDSSGPLVKGALKKGDVDVANLFTTDTDIVAENWVVLTDPKNLIPGQHIVPLIADRKADSTVRKALARLGNALTTKDLTELNRLVDKDKKDPEDVANDWAAQHGIKK; encoded by the coding sequence CGCCTCCTGCAGCAGTGGCATCACCTCCCTCGACGGTCAGGGATCCGGCGGCGGTGGCGGTGGCTCCAGCAAGGGCGGCGTCACCATCGGCACCGCCAACTTCACCGAGAACCAGGTTCTGGGACATCTCTACGCCGCCGCCCTCGCGGCGGCCGGCGTGAAGACCACGGTCCGCCCCAACCTCGGCACCCGCGAGATCCTCATCCCCGCTCTCAAGGGCGGCGACATCGACCTCCTGCCCGAGTACCAGGGCGCCCTGCTGCACTACCTCGACGCCGAGGCCGCGGCCACGGAGGAGGGCGAGATGCAGAACGCCCTCGCCATGGCCCTGCCGGCCGGCCTCCAGATCCTTCCCTACGGCGAGGCCGAGGACTCCGACGCCTTCGTCGTCACCCGGGAGACCGCCGAAAGGTACGGCCTCACGTCACTCGCCGACCTCGCCCGGCACAACGGCAGGCTCGTCATCGGCGCGGCGCCCGAGGTCAAGAAGCGCACGGTGGGCTCGGTGGGTCTCAAGGACGTGTACGGCGTGGAGTTCAAGGAGTTCAAGTCCCTCGACTCCTCGGGGCCGCTCGTCAAGGGTGCCCTGAAGAAGGGCGACGTCGACGTCGCGAACCTCTTCACCACCGACACGGACATCGTCGCCGAGAACTGGGTCGTCCTCACCGACCCCAAGAACCTGATCCCCGGCCAGCACATCGTCCCCCTCATCGCCGACCGCAAGGCCGACTCGACGGTCCGCAAGGCACTCGCCCGCCTCGGCAACGCGCTGACCACCAAGGACCTCACCGAGCTCAACCGCCTGGTGGACAAGGACAAGAAGGACCCCGAGGACGTCGCCAACGACTGGGCGGCACAGCACGGGATCAAGAAGTAG